A window of Nicotiana tabacum cultivar K326 chromosome 24, ASM71507v2, whole genome shotgun sequence contains these coding sequences:
- the LOC107763803 gene encoding casparian strip membrane protein 1-like, producing the protein MEKSESTKIDVVETNKERKGKAPLLGTAPVVAAAGAVEHAKGGANRGIAIFDLILRIAAFASALGAAVAMGTTEETLPFFTQFFQFEASYDDLPTFTFFVAAMAIVVAYLVLSVPFSIVCIVRPHAVVPRLLLIIFDTVIIALTTGAAGSSAAIVYLAHNGNQDANWLAICQQFGDFCQRVSGAVVAAFVTVVILIFLVVLSASALRRHR; encoded by the exons ATGGAGAAAAGTGAGTCAACCAAGATTGATGTTGTGGAAACCAAcaaagaaaggaaaggaaaagccCCACTTTTGGGAACAGCTCCTGTGGTTGCTGCTGCTGGTGCTGTTGAACATGCAAAGGGTGGTGCCAATAGAGGCATTGCCATTTTTGACCTCATTTTAAGAATTGCAGCTTTTGCTTCTGCATTAGGTGCTGCTGTTGCTATGGGAACCACTGAAGAAACTCTTCCTTTCTTCACACAATTCTTTCAGTTCGAAGCCAGTTACGACGATCTTCCAACTTTCAC GTTTTTTGTGGCAGCAATGGCAATAGTTGTTGCCTACCTCGTCCTCTCTGTACCCTTCTCTATAGTGTGCATTGTACGGCCCCATGCAGTTGTACCTCGGCTGCTCCTCATTATCTTTGACACG GTGATTATTGCTTTGACAACGGGAGCAGCAGGTTCTTCAGCAGCCATAGTGTACTTGGCTCACAATGGAAACCAAGATGCAAATTGGCTAGCAATCTGTCAGCAATTTGGTGATTTCTGCCAAAGGGTCAGTGGAGCTGTGGTGGCTGCCTTTGTCACAGTGGTTATCTTGATTTTCTTGGTGGTTCTTTCTGCTTCCGCTCTTCGAAGACACCGCTAA
- the LOC107829054 gene encoding uncharacterized protein LOC107829054, with translation MDQNGVVSFRHRQSPSSDRFLGVFSPPQSDAALGGGIDSSVVDDDELNEDDVFWTERDFTESQRRSTSPSQNSRRQSFRKREKFGILAALSEDHRKTDLPVLRRKPSITSSPSVTAPISASPSTVIPFSRAIPSIPKPPSDNFNFNHSKSMPARKFQHSAPMNVPMMPKKAPRNGDLADIEIDEDDPDDEMLPPHEMVARGSMRSPRTTFSMLEGVGRTLKGRDLRQVRNAVWRQTGFQD, from the coding sequence ATGGATCAAAACGGCGTCGTTAGCTTCCGCCACCGTCAATCTCCCTCGTCCGATCGGTTCCTCGGCGTGTTCTCTCCGCCGCAGAGTGATGCTGCTCTCGGCGGCGGGATAGATTCATCGGTCGTCGATGATGATGAGCTCAACGAAGATGACGTGTTCTGGACTGAAAGAGACTTCACTGAATCTCAACGCCGCTCTACTTCTCCTTCACAAAATAGTCGCCGTCAGTCCTTCCGTAAGCGTGAGAAGTTTGGTATTCTTGCTGCATTATCGGAGGATCACCGGAAAACTGACCTGCCTGTTCTCCGTCGGAAGCCTTCAATCACTTCCTCGCCTTCCGTTACGGCGCCGATTTCAGCTTCGCCTTCTACAGTGATACCGTTTTCACGTGCAATACCTTCGATTCCTAAGCCTCCATcggataattttaattttaatcactCAAAATCCATGCCGGCGAGGAAGTTCCAGCACTCGGCTCCGATGAATGTTCCGATGATGCCGAAGAAGGCACCGAGGAACGGCGATCTTGCTGATATTGAAATTGACGAGGATGATCCCGATGATGAGATGTTGCCGCCGCACGAGATGGTGGCCCGAGGATCAATGCGATCTCCTAGAACCACATTCTCGATGCTGGAAGGCGTCGGAAGAACTCTTAAAGGGAGGGATCTTCGTCAGGTTCGCAATGCCGTGTGGCGCCAAACAGGTTTTCAGGATTGA